Proteins encoded within one genomic window of Thermococcus celer Vu 13 = JCM 8558:
- the pfkC gene encoding ADP-specific phosphofructokinase yields MRLLDEARELSMYTAYNTNVDAITYLNGETVQRLIDEFGADAVRRRMEEYPREIDEPLDFVARLVHALKTGKPMAVPLVNEELHGWFDSHFNYDVERMGGQAGIIANILANLDFRKVIVYTPHLARKQAEMFVDKPNLLYPVVEDGRLTFKHPREAYREGDPLKVNRIFEFRAGTRFKLGNETVEVPFSGRFIVAARFESIRIYTEPELKPFLPEIGLEVDGAILSGYQGIKLRYSDGKDANHYLREAKKDILLLKREKDVKVHLEFASIQNRELRKKVIYNLFPLVDSVGMDEAEIAHVLNALGYSKLADRIFTYNRIEDTVLGGKILVDEMNLEVLQIHTIYYIMYITHSDNPLSEDELRSSLELATTLAASRASLGDLRSPEDVRVGMNVPYNEHGEFVKLRFEEAKRRLRTREYKVVIIPTRLVKNPVSTVGLGDTISTGAFTSYLAMLRKKGAL; encoded by the coding sequence ATGAGGCTCCTCGACGAGGCGAGGGAACTCTCGATGTACACCGCGTACAACACGAACGTGGACGCGATAACCTACCTCAACGGAGAGACCGTGCAGAGGCTCATCGACGAGTTCGGGGCCGATGCGGTCAGGAGAAGAATGGAGGAGTATCCAAGGGAGATAGACGAGCCCCTTGACTTCGTAGCGAGACTGGTTCACGCGCTGAAGACGGGCAAGCCCATGGCGGTTCCGCTCGTCAACGAGGAGCTCCACGGCTGGTTCGATTCCCATTTCAACTACGACGTCGAGAGGATGGGCGGTCAGGCGGGCATAATAGCCAACATCCTGGCGAACCTCGATTTCAGGAAGGTTATCGTCTACACGCCCCACCTCGCGAGGAAGCAGGCCGAGATGTTCGTGGATAAGCCGAACCTCCTCTACCCCGTCGTCGAGGACGGAAGGCTAACCTTCAAACACCCGCGCGAGGCATACCGCGAGGGGGATCCGCTCAAGGTGAACCGCATCTTCGAGTTCCGCGCCGGGACGAGGTTCAAACTCGGGAACGAGACGGTCGAGGTTCCCTTCTCCGGGAGGTTCATAGTGGCCGCGAGGTTCGAGAGCATAAGGATATACACCGAGCCCGAGCTGAAGCCCTTCCTGCCGGAGATAGGCCTCGAGGTCGATGGTGCGATTCTCTCGGGCTATCAGGGCATAAAGCTACGCTATTCCGACGGGAAGGACGCCAACCACTACCTGAGGGAGGCTAAGAAGGACATCCTCCTGCTCAAGCGCGAGAAGGACGTCAAGGTTCACCTCGAGTTCGCCTCGATACAGAACCGCGAGCTCAGGAAGAAGGTCATCTACAACCTCTTCCCTCTGGTGGACAGCGTCGGCATGGACGAGGCGGAGATAGCCCACGTCCTCAACGCCCTCGGTTACTCCAAGCTCGCGGACAGGATATTCACCTACAACCGCATAGAGGACACGGTTCTCGGCGGCAAGATCCTGGTTGACGAGATGAACCTCGAGGTGCTCCAGATACACACGATTTACTACATCATGTACATCACCCACTCGGACAACCCGCTGAGCGAGGACGAGCTGAGGAGCAGTCTCGAGCTCGCGACGACCCTTGCCGCCTCCCGCGCCTCCCTCGGCGACCTCAGGAGCCCGGAGGACGTAAGGGTCGGGATGAACGTCCCCTACAACGAGCACGGCGAGTTCGTGAAGCTCCGCTTCGAGGAGGCGAAGAGGCGGTTGAGGACGAGGGAGTACAAGGTCGTTATAATCCCGACGAGGCTCGTCAAGAACCCGGTCTCGACCGTCGGCCTTGGAGACACCATCTCCACCGGGGCGTTCACGAGCTACCTCGCGATGCTGAGGAAGAAGGGCGCGCTGTGA